In a single window of the Rhizobiaceae bacterium genome:
- a CDS encoding MBL fold metallo-hydrolase produces the protein MVADAFRVKFWGVRGSVPVSGPDFLQYGGNTACIEMRCGNHLLIFDAGSGIRPLGEALHREGIGKLDLFFTHCHYDHILGFPFFAPIYDRQTMLTTWSGHLAGKMSTQEMVEGFMTPPWFPGKIGICRAKFQWNDFRSGDVLTPQPGVTIRTASLYHPGGCIGYRVEWNGKVVAYVSDTEHVGEKLDPAVLGLMKDADLAIYDCTYTEAEMPHRVGFGHSTWEHGVKLCRAAGTRRLALFHHDPARTDEELAEQERAAKAAFQGAFAASDGLILDI, from the coding sequence ATGGTTGCCGACGCATTTCGAGTGAAGTTCTGGGGTGTGCGTGGTTCAGTACCCGTTTCCGGCCCGGATTTTCTTCAGTATGGCGGCAACACCGCATGCATTGAAATGCGGTGCGGAAACCATCTCCTTATCTTTGACGCAGGTTCCGGCATTCGCCCGCTCGGTGAGGCGCTGCACCGCGAAGGCATCGGCAAGCTGGACCTGTTCTTCACCCATTGCCACTACGACCACATACTCGGCTTTCCGTTCTTTGCGCCGATCTACGACCGTCAGACGATGCTGACCACATGGTCCGGACATCTCGCGGGCAAGATGAGCACGCAGGAAATGGTCGAGGGCTTCATGACGCCCCCGTGGTTTCCCGGAAAGATCGGCATCTGCCGCGCGAAATTCCAATGGAACGACTTCCGCTCCGGCGACGTGCTGACGCCACAGCCAGGCGTCACGATCCGCACGGCAAGCCTCTATCATCCCGGCGGCTGCATCGGATACCGGGTCGAGTGGAATGGAAAGGTGGTCGCCTATGTAAGCGACACGGAGCATGTCGGCGAAAAGCTCGATCCGGCGGTTCTCGGATTGATGAAGGATGCTGACCTTGCGATTTACGACTGCACCTATACGGAAGCGGAGATGCCGCACCGGGTGGGGTTCGGTCATTCGACCTGGGAACATGGCGTAAAGCTTTGCCGGGCCGCAGGCACACGACGCCTTGCCCTGTTTCATCACGATCCCGCCCGCACGGACGAAGAACTCGCAGAGCAGGAACGCGCCGCCAAGGCCGCGTTTCAGGGTGCCTTTGCCGCAAGTGACGGGCTTATTCTGGACATTTGA
- a CDS encoding cyclic nucleotide-binding domain-containing protein encodes MMLKEEVGMLRQVPLFSGIEPAKLKLLAFTSDRVSYRDGQDLFKQGDEGDAAYVILSGEADVIVESDTGPITVAHVEPNSIVGEIAILCDVSRTATVRAKGPVETLRIRKDHFLRMLREFPEMTIEIVRVLAMRLSSTTAELAEERSSHH; translated from the coding sequence ATGATGCTGAAAGAAGAGGTCGGAATGTTGCGGCAGGTGCCGCTCTTCTCCGGAATTGAACCGGCGAAGCTGAAGCTTTTGGCCTTCACCTCGGATCGCGTTTCATATCGCGACGGGCAAGATCTTTTCAAGCAAGGCGACGAGGGCGATGCCGCCTATGTGATCCTATCGGGCGAGGCCGATGTGATTGTCGAGTCAGACACCGGCCCGATCACGGTCGCGCATGTCGAGCCCAATTCCATCGTCGGTGAAATCGCGATCCTGTGCGACGTATCGCGAACGGCGACCGTGCGCGCAAAAGGGCCGGTCGAGACGTTGCGCATCAGGAAAGACCATTTCCTGCGCATGCTGCGCGAGTTTCCGGAAATGACCATAGAGATTGTCCGCGTGCTTGCCATGCGGCTGTCCAGCACGACCGCAGAGCTTGCCGAGGAGCGGTCGAGCCATCACTGA
- a CDS encoding polysaccharide lyase — protein MIHRLCAGLPALALAALVVLPAAAQSTKLTDGFEGTDFAPEGGLYYRENSEQQAGKVEFQNDVVFKGKGALKLSVRALCPVEDERCSERAEIWEQTDLRVPYDQGVWRGFAVKLADPIPMDDHRYLIAQWKREIDPGADGDFSPFLALRLLNGRLHVTVETNYRPGLDGAKPTGPGTCSPNGVPVWLRPGTNQMRALVAADPNWKFEDGALYDGCTDKMTVAQHNPLPTPDSGWIDFVIYSRPGPQGDGRIELFANGKPIVTVTGMIGHSDKDLGKNQYFKFGPYRAGHSGDWTVYYDEFRRSPDCADVLVGGTCPQF, from the coding sequence ATGATCCATCGGCTCTGCGCCGGCCTTCCGGCACTGGCTCTTGCTGCCTTGGTAGTCCTGCCGGCGGCTGCACAGAGCACCAAGCTGACCGACGGATTCGAAGGCACGGATTTCGCCCCGGAGGGCGGCCTATACTATCGCGAAAACTCCGAGCAACAGGCGGGAAAGGTCGAGTTCCAGAACGACGTGGTGTTCAAGGGCAAAGGCGCGCTGAAGCTCAGCGTGCGCGCCTTGTGCCCGGTTGAAGATGAAAGATGCAGCGAGCGCGCCGAGATATGGGAACAGACCGATCTCAGGGTGCCCTACGACCAGGGTGTTTGGCGTGGCTTTGCGGTAAAACTCGCCGATCCCATTCCGATGGACGACCATCGCTACCTCATTGCGCAGTGGAAACGGGAGATCGACCCGGGTGCGGATGGCGATTTCAGCCCCTTTCTGGCGCTGCGCCTGTTGAACGGAAGACTCCACGTCACAGTCGAAACCAACTATCGTCCCGGTCTGGACGGAGCCAAACCCACCGGCCCCGGCACATGTTCGCCGAACGGCGTGCCGGTCTGGCTCCGACCCGGCACCAACCAGATGCGCGCGCTCGTGGCTGCCGATCCGAACTGGAAGTTCGAGGATGGCGCTCTCTATGACGGTTGCACCGACAAGATGACGGTCGCACAGCACAATCCACTGCCCACGCCGGATTCAGGCTGGATCGACTTCGTGATCTATTCGCGCCCCGGACCGCAAGGCGACGGGCGCATCGAACTTTTCGCCAACGGCAAGCCGATCGTAACCGTCACCGGGATGATCGGACACAGCGACAAAGACCTCGGCAAGAACCAGTATTTCAAGTTCGGTCCCTACCGTGCGGGCCATTCCGGGGACTGGACAGTCTATTATGACGAGTTCAGGCGTTCACCGGATTGCGCCGACGTGCTTGTCGGTGGAACCTGCCCACAATTTTAG
- a CDS encoding ABC transporter ATP-binding protein → MADATDLLRIEDLGISFATMGGPIHAVRSASLRVLPGKVTALVGESGSGKSVTSQAVLGILPHTASTTGRILFSDPEKPGTTVDILQLPVDGEEIRAIRGSRIAKIFQEPMTSLSPLHTIGNQIGEVLAIHTDLPKAERRARTEEMLGHVGFKNPKRAHDMYSFELSGGLRQRAMIAMALICRPALLVADEPTTALDVTIQAQILQLLRELQQKLNMAMLLITHDLGVVANVADEVVVLYHGKVMEAGPVEEIFRHPTHPYLKGLMAAVPHFDMKPGERLKALREIPVNVEHLLGRKKEEGARSDTLLEVRDLSKSFVSRSSGWFGKGSEPPVKAVDGVSFDIRRGECLGLVGESGCGKTTVSKIIMRALTPDAGSVVYNGVNGPIDVLNAQGEDLRTVRTKIQMVFQDPVSSLSPRMTIENILSEPLEIHNRGDARQRLEKVKSLMEAIGLDRRYIKRYPHSFSGGQRQRIGIARAIALGPDLVVCDEPVSALDVSVQAQILNLLKDLQKTLGLTYLFISHNLAVVDYMADRIAVMYAGRIVELAPREILMRRPIHPYTRALLAAVPFPDLDRPLDFGEIRATSTMEKGWAPQFRADAADGLSPADLGDGHFVLARRNVDARELRP, encoded by the coding sequence ATGGCCGATGCGACCGATCTTCTGAGGATCGAGGATCTTGGCATATCATTTGCCACGATGGGTGGGCCGATTCACGCCGTTCGCAGCGCGAGTCTGCGCGTATTGCCCGGCAAGGTTACCGCCCTGGTGGGAGAATCCGGTTCGGGCAAGTCAGTCACGAGTCAGGCCGTGCTCGGCATCCTTCCCCACACGGCAAGCACCACCGGCCGCATCCTGTTTTCCGACCCGGAGAAGCCGGGCACGACGGTGGATATCCTGCAATTGCCGGTGGACGGTGAAGAGATACGCGCGATCCGCGGCAGCCGTATCGCCAAGATTTTCCAGGAGCCGATGACCTCACTGTCGCCGCTCCATACAATCGGTAACCAGATCGGAGAAGTTCTGGCAATCCACACCGACCTGCCAAAGGCAGAGCGGCGCGCCCGCACTGAGGAAATGCTTGGCCATGTCGGCTTCAAAAATCCCAAGCGCGCGCACGACATGTACTCGTTCGAACTGTCGGGAGGTTTGCGCCAGCGGGCCATGATTGCGATGGCGCTGATATGCCGGCCTGCCCTGCTGGTGGCGGACGAACCGACCACCGCGCTGGACGTCACCATTCAGGCGCAAATTCTCCAATTGCTGCGCGAACTGCAGCAGAAGCTCAACATGGCGATGCTGCTCATCACGCACGACCTCGGCGTGGTCGCGAATGTCGCCGACGAGGTGGTCGTGCTCTACCATGGCAAGGTCATGGAAGCGGGTCCGGTCGAAGAAATCTTTCGCCATCCGACGCATCCCTATCTCAAGGGGCTCATGGCTGCTGTACCGCACTTCGACATGAAGCCCGGCGAACGTCTGAAGGCGCTGCGTGAAATCCCTGTAAACGTTGAACATTTGTTGGGGCGCAAGAAGGAGGAAGGCGCCAGGAGCGATACGCTGCTGGAGGTTCGGGACCTCTCGAAATCCTTCGTTTCCCGCAGTTCCGGCTGGTTCGGCAAAGGAAGCGAACCGCCGGTCAAGGCCGTTGACGGGGTCAGCTTCGACATCAGGCGCGGCGAGTGCCTTGGTCTCGTCGGCGAAAGCGGTTGCGGCAAGACGACGGTCAGCAAGATCATAATGCGCGCGCTGACGCCGGACGCCGGATCGGTCGTCTATAATGGCGTGAACGGTCCTATCGATGTTCTCAACGCCCAAGGCGAAGACCTGCGGACGGTCCGCACCAAAATCCAGATGGTGTTCCAGGACCCCGTATCATCGCTTTCGCCGCGCATGACGATTGAAAACATACTGAGCGAGCCGCTTGAAATTCACAATCGCGGCGATGCGCGCCAACGGCTCGAAAAGGTGAAATCCCTGATGGAGGCAATTGGCCTCGACCGGCGATACATCAAGCGATATCCGCACAGCTTCTCAGGCGGTCAACGCCAACGCATCGGCATCGCTCGTGCGATTGCACTTGGGCCGGACCTGGTCGTCTGCGATGAACCGGTCTCCGCGCTCGACGTCTCCGTGCAGGCGCAAATATTGAATCTTCTCAAGGATTTGCAGAAGACTCTTGGACTAACATATCTGTTTATATCGCATAACCTTGCGGTGGTGGATTACATGGCCGATCGCATCGCGGTCATGTATGCGGGCCGCATCGTCGAACTTGCCCCGCGTGAAATCCTGATGCGCAGGCCAATTCATCCCTATACCCGCGCGCTGCTCGCGGCGGTGCCCTTTCCGGACCTCGACCGACCGCTGGATTTCGGCGAGATCCGCGCGACCAGCACAATGGAAAAGGGTTGGGCGCCGCAGTTTCGCGCCGATGCAGCGGATGGACTTTCACCTGCGGACCTCGGCGACGGCCATTTCGTGCTGGCGCGCCGCAATGTCGATGCACGGGAGCTACGCCCATGA
- a CDS encoding DUF3095 domain-containing protein translates to MDIVSADKAFLDTLPVFAAFEDVTDFARYRPLPDDWTLATADIVNSTQAIAAGRYKSVNTAGASVISALLNRTGARDLPFAFGGDGAVVALPQPGIEGARKALAAVQTWVAEELDLELRGALVPVRDIRAKGLDVRVSRVRVSEHVTYAMFAGGGVSWGEAEMKAGRYRVQPASPGTRPDLTGLSCRWDPIESRHGEIVSVIAVPNGEDSLPGFATLVADLIELTGEDRAGHPVPVSGPGHSFPPAGLDIEARALAPRGRRLIPKLWILFQLALNIYSDKTGRSLGRFNAARYKRDVASNSDFRKFDDGLKMTIDVDAAALSKIEQRLMRAEAEGVCRYGIHRQKTALMTCIVATPLAPDHIHFVDGGAGGYAMAAMNLKSKAAA, encoded by the coding sequence ATGGACATAGTGAGTGCGGACAAGGCTTTTCTGGACACTCTGCCGGTCTTTGCCGCGTTTGAGGACGTGACGGATTTTGCCCGCTACAGGCCCCTGCCCGACGACTGGACGCTTGCCACGGCGGATATAGTAAATTCAACGCAGGCCATTGCCGCCGGACGCTACAAGTCGGTCAATACGGCAGGCGCAAGCGTCATATCCGCACTTTTGAACAGAACGGGCGCACGCGATCTGCCCTTTGCGTTTGGCGGAGACGGTGCCGTCGTCGCACTGCCCCAACCAGGTATCGAAGGCGCGCGGAAAGCCCTCGCTGCCGTGCAGACCTGGGTCGCGGAAGAGCTGGACCTCGAACTGCGCGGTGCGCTTGTTCCGGTGCGGGACATCCGCGCAAAGGGTCTGGATGTGCGTGTTTCGCGCGTTCGCGTGTCGGAGCACGTGACATATGCCATGTTCGCCGGTGGCGGCGTCAGTTGGGGAGAAGCGGAGATGAAGGCCGGACGCTATCGCGTGCAGCCTGCTTCGCCCGGCACGCGCCCGGACCTGACAGGGCTATCCTGCCGCTGGGACCCTATCGAATCGCGCCACGGCGAAATCGTCTCCGTGATTGCCGTCCCGAATGGGGAAGACAGCCTGCCGGGCTTCGCCACCCTCGTCGCCGACCTGATCGAGCTTACAGGCGAAGACCGGGCCGGCCACCCGGTTCCGGTATCAGGACCCGGTCACAGCTTTCCTCCCGCCGGGCTCGACATCGAAGCGCGGGCGCTTGCGCCAAGGGGCAGACGATTGATTCCCAAGCTATGGATTTTGTTCCAGCTCGCCCTGAACATCTATTCGGACAAGACCGGCAGGTCGTTGGGCCGTTTCAATGCCGCGCGCTACAAGCGCGACGTCGCAAGCAATTCCGATTTCCGCAAGTTCGACGACGGGCTGAAGATGACGATAGATGTCGATGCTGCGGCACTCTCGAAGATCGAGCAGCGCCTCATGCGCGCAGAGGCCGAAGGCGTCTGCCGCTATGGCATCCACAGGCAGAAGACCGCGCTGATGACCTGCATCGTCGCGACACCGCTTGCCCCCGACCACATCCATTTCGTGGATGGCGGGGCCGGAGGCTATGCGATGGCAGCAATGAATCTGAAATCGAAGGCTGCTGCTTGA
- a CDS encoding glycosyltransferase family 4 protein, which yields MRIAFYAPLKSPDHPVPSGDRQMARQLMEVLKLCGHEVELASDLRAFSSMPDAAHYAALAIKADREANRLRTLWARQGAPNLWFTYHPYYKAPDLLGPGLSREFGLPYLTAEASYSVRRNEGVWKETQGFVVDAVRLAAANLCFTGRDRSGLEIADATVRLVNFPPFIKPVLLEKKPHNDAPHLICVAMMRTGEKLQSYRMLAAALVRLADRPWSLTVVGNGGAEREVRAAFAAIAPERIEWLGQVEPADVPALLARADIFVWPGFGEAYGLAYLEAGAAALPVVAQRIAGVPAAVLDGESALLTAPDDVDALAQAVARLLEDEGLRRAMGERGRAFVTAERSFDIAVRRMNAILAEIAGA from the coding sequence ATGCGCATCGCCTTTTACGCTCCTCTCAAGAGTCCGGATCATCCGGTGCCGTCCGGCGACCGCCAGATGGCGCGGCAACTCATGGAAGTCCTGAAATTGTGCGGCCATGAGGTTGAACTGGCGTCCGACCTTCGAGCTTTCTCATCGATGCCGGATGCGGCGCATTACGCGGCGCTGGCCATCAAGGCCGACCGCGAGGCGAACCGTCTTCGGACGCTCTGGGCGCGACAGGGCGCGCCGAATTTGTGGTTCACCTATCATCCCTACTACAAGGCGCCCGACCTGCTGGGTCCCGGCCTTTCGCGGGAGTTCGGACTACCTTATTTGACTGCCGAAGCCTCCTATTCGGTGCGCCGCAATGAGGGCGTCTGGAAGGAGACGCAGGGTTTCGTGGTGGATGCGGTGCGGCTGGCCGCCGCCAATCTTTGCTTCACCGGGCGCGACCGAAGCGGGCTGGAAATCGCGGATGCAACTGTGCGCCTTGTGAATTTTCCGCCATTCATCAAGCCGGTTCTGCTTGAGAAGAAGCCGCACAACGATGCGCCGCATCTCATCTGCGTGGCCATGATGCGAACGGGCGAAAAGCTGCAAAGCTACAGGATGCTAGCCGCCGCGCTGGTGCGGCTGGCCGACCGGCCATGGTCGCTCACGGTCGTGGGCAACGGCGGCGCGGAACGCGAGGTGCGCGCGGCGTTCGCGGCTATCGCGCCGGAGCGCATCGAATGGCTGGGGCAGGTCGAGCCGGCTGACGTTCCGGCCTTGCTCGCGCGCGCGGACATATTTGTCTGGCCGGGATTTGGCGAAGCCTATGGGCTCGCTTATCTTGAAGCGGGCGCGGCGGCGCTGCCGGTCGTGGCGCAGCGCATCGCAGGCGTGCCCGCGGCAGTGCTGGACGGCGAGAGCGCCTTGCTGACCGCGCCCGACGATGTGGATGCTCTTGCGCAGGCAGTCGCCCGGCTTCTGGAGGATGAGGGTTTGCGCCGGGCGATGGGTGAACGGGGAAGGGCATTCGTCACCGCCGAGCGTTCCTTTGACATCGCGGTGCGTCGCATGAACGCCATTCTCGCGGAGATCGCAGGTGCCTGA
- a CDS encoding polysaccharide deacetylase family protein, with the protein MPEANAIWRPLVDELERRARPARFWLRDDDAIEPTPALERLLTFCERTHVPLVLAVIPQPTGQALADRLETTRNASVAVHGWAHRNHAGASEKKQELGPHRPRAEVLGELREGLLKLKTLHGPRALPMLVPPWNRIDSNLLPHLAHIGFEALSAFGPAKPAPIRTINSNVDLIDWHGTRGCREYSLLVDAIVAQLRLQEPVGILGHHLVHDEATWQFLEKLFEVTRPFGVEWLRGEDLLKCPE; encoded by the coding sequence GTGCCTGAAGCGAACGCCATATGGCGGCCGCTGGTCGATGAGTTGGAGCGCCGTGCCCGCCCGGCCCGGTTCTGGTTGCGCGACGACGACGCCATTGAGCCGACGCCCGCGCTGGAGCGCCTGCTGACGTTTTGCGAGCGCACACATGTGCCATTGGTCCTGGCGGTCATTCCGCAGCCGACCGGACAGGCGCTTGCCGACCGACTTGAAACGACAAGGAACGCCAGCGTTGCTGTTCACGGATGGGCGCACCGCAATCACGCTGGCGCGAGCGAAAAGAAGCAGGAACTTGGACCGCATCGACCGCGCGCGGAAGTGCTCGGCGAACTGCGCGAAGGTCTGCTCAAGCTTAAAACGCTACACGGGCCACGCGCGCTTCCCATGCTCGTTCCGCCGTGGAATCGCATTGACTCCAATCTTCTGCCGCACCTGGCTCACATCGGCTTTGAAGCGCTTTCCGCATTCGGCCCCGCAAAGCCGGCACCGATCCGCACCATCAACAGCAATGTGGACCTGATCGACTGGCATGGCACGCGCGGCTGCCGCGAATATTCACTGCTTGTCGACGCCATCGTGGCGCAACTGCGCTTGCAAGAGCCGGTCGGCATTCTCGGCCATCATCTCGTGCATGACGAAGCGACGTGGCAATTCCTTGAAAAGCTCTTCGAGGTGACGCGACCTTTCGGTGTCGAATGGTTGCGGGGCGAAGATTTGCTCAAATGTCCAGAATAA
- a CDS encoding adenylate/guanylate cyclase domain-containing protein, producing MSSSNEVSRIMLDRVSDWLTRAALRGDNLDSIVRGFCDRLAAAGMPLLRAHMSFSMLHPLYDALGYTWVRGKPLEIEGYRKGPDGKSDRFLLSPYYYLFANDLEHLRRRIEPGIPTEFPIFEELKEMGATDYLAFRHAFDRNEDRGMIGSWATDHPTGFSDEMIAELLRLQNHLAMASKMAVLSKLADNMLSTYLGGEAGRRVLNGKIKRGEGDTIRAALVIADMRGSTMLAETAGREVYIDTLNQFFDAIAAPFHRANGQILSFMGDGFLALFPCERHAEPSTAACLAALTAARQAAARMDTLNLKRREQGQHEIGFGIGLNVGNVMFGNVGLSDRLTFSVFGSAVNEADRLQSLTKKYPNRLIASEEFANYCSGENWRTLGREKLAGIRNKVTVLTPETASIEDFAEDGFGYEPIERMSDAERLILLHRNPVGTAI from the coding sequence ATGTCCTCCTCCAACGAAGTTTCACGCATCATGCTCGACCGCGTATCCGATTGGCTCACACGCGCCGCCCTTCGCGGCGACAACCTCGACAGCATCGTTCGAGGTTTCTGTGACCGGCTCGCCGCGGCAGGCATGCCGCTGCTTCGCGCGCATATGAGCTTTTCTATGCTGCATCCGCTGTACGACGCGCTGGGCTATACCTGGGTGCGCGGCAAGCCCCTTGAGATAGAAGGATACCGCAAAGGCCCCGACGGCAAGTCGGATCGCTTTCTGCTCAGCCCTTACTACTACCTCTTCGCAAACGACCTCGAACATTTGCGACGCAGGATCGAACCAGGCATCCCGACCGAATTTCCGATCTTCGAGGAACTCAAGGAGATGGGCGCGACGGACTACCTCGCCTTCCGTCACGCATTCGATCGCAATGAGGATCGCGGCATGATCGGATCGTGGGCGACGGATCATCCGACCGGCTTCAGCGACGAGATGATCGCGGAACTGCTTCGTTTGCAAAACCATCTGGCGATGGCGAGCAAGATGGCGGTGTTGAGCAAGCTCGCCGACAACATGCTGTCCACCTATCTGGGCGGCGAAGCCGGCAGGCGTGTCCTGAACGGAAAAATCAAGCGCGGAGAAGGCGACACGATCCGCGCTGCATTGGTAATCGCCGACATGCGCGGCTCGACAATGCTTGCCGAAACGGCAGGCCGAGAAGTCTATATCGATACGCTCAACCAGTTCTTCGACGCCATTGCCGCGCCCTTCCACCGCGCCAACGGCCAGATATTGAGTTTCATGGGCGACGGCTTTCTTGCGCTCTTTCCCTGCGAGAGGCACGCCGAGCCTTCGACAGCCGCGTGTCTCGCTGCATTGACGGCGGCTCGCCAGGCTGCTGCGCGAATGGACACGCTGAACCTGAAGCGGCGCGAACAGGGGCAGCACGAAATCGGTTTCGGCATTGGTCTTAATGTCGGCAATGTCATGTTCGGCAATGTCGGGCTATCGGATCGGCTGACCTTCTCAGTCTTTGGATCGGCGGTGAATGAAGCCGACCGCCTGCAAAGCCTGACAAAGAAATACCCGAACCGATTGATCGCAAGCGAGGAATTTGCCAATTATTGCAGCGGAGAGAATTGGCGCACGCTCGGCAGGGAAAAGCTCGCGGGAATCCGGAACAAGGTCACCGTCCTCACGCCCGAAACGGCAAGCATCGAGGACTTTGCGGAAGACGGCTTCGGATACGAGCCCATCGAACGCATGTCGGACGCTGAACGCCTGATCCTTTTGCATCGCAACCCTGTGGGGACGGCAATATAG